From one Chryseobacterium sp. 3008163 genomic stretch:
- a CDS encoding T9SS type A sorting domain-containing protein — protein MKKIITAVLACGFAYSYAQITLTKDLSFGNNGVVQITTPNQFLMVEDRDIDKKSMFQGDKIFLSYPYGDQLNGIPTSTRYIRLNHNGTIDNTFGNNGEVSVPELESYYFHSQNDFFYLLSGNKFLSNGQIDSSFGNNGMLTTGNWSYKFVLPDGKIISRNDTNIEKFLSNGTVDASYGTNGTLTLSSSVNNSLYDYGYLLFYKDNAVYENVIAIGQFSTIRKINLNTGSLDLSYGQNGYAQIRHSTASLNYDFYSGSVLINDQDNSFINKVDGLDGYSQLTKTNSQGNLDLGFGTNGVIEFDNSFTYNGDDYLGGERRPLLYGNTILVSSEFETAGVGKIGIRGFSPSGNTVTINNNFFYPLSDVTYTHPEYMRMIVKDNYLYVFFDNKIARYIFGQSTLATNTISQNENSLNFNNPFKNGLNLNTNEKIKSVEIYDEAGRSVLKANATKNINTSMLEKGVYFIKITTEQNQIISKKGIKN, from the coding sequence ATGAAAAAAATAATTACTGCAGTTCTTGCATGTGGGTTTGCATATTCTTATGCACAGATTACTCTTACTAAAGATTTAAGCTTCGGAAATAATGGGGTTGTACAAATTACCACACCTAATCAATTTCTGATGGTAGAAGATCGTGATATTGATAAAAAGTCAATGTTTCAGGGAGATAAAATTTTTCTAAGTTATCCTTATGGAGATCAATTGAACGGAATTCCTACTTCTACAAGATATATTCGATTGAATCATAACGGAACTATTGACAATACTTTTGGTAATAACGGTGAAGTATCTGTTCCGGAGTTAGAATCTTACTATTTCCATTCACAGAATGATTTTTTTTATTTGCTTTCAGGAAATAAGTTCCTTTCAAATGGTCAGATAGATTCTTCTTTTGGAAATAACGGAATGTTGACAACAGGAAATTGGTCTTATAAGTTTGTACTTCCTGACGGAAAAATCATTTCAAGAAATGATACAAATATTGAGAAATTTCTCTCAAACGGTACTGTAGATGCTTCTTATGGTACTAATGGTACTTTAACTTTAAGCTCTTCAGTTAATAATTCTTTGTACGATTATGGATACTTACTTTTTTATAAAGATAATGCTGTGTACGAAAATGTAATCGCTATTGGGCAATTCTCAACTATAAGAAAAATAAATTTGAATACCGGAAGTTTAGACTTATCGTATGGTCAAAACGGATATGCGCAAATTAGGCATTCCACTGCTAGTTTAAATTATGATTTTTACAGTGGCAGTGTTTTGATAAATGACCAAGACAATTCATTTATTAATAAAGTTGATGGTTTAGATGGTTACTCTCAATTAACAAAAACAAACTCGCAAGGTAACTTAGATTTAGGGTTTGGTACAAATGGAGTTATTGAGTTTGATAATTCTTTTACATATAACGGGGATGATTATCTTGGTGGAGAACGAAGACCTCTTCTTTACGGAAATACGATATTGGTTTCCTCAGAATTTGAGACAGCGGGAGTAGGTAAAATCGGAATCAGAGGATTTTCTCCCTCTGGAAATACCGTAACGATTAATAATAATTTTTTCTATCCTTTATCTGATGTGACTTATACTCATCCTGAGTATATGCGAATGATTGTGAAAGACAATTACTTGTATGTTTTTTTTGATAATAAAATTGCGAGGTATATTTTTGGTCAGTCTACATTGGCTACGAATACTATTTCACAAAATGAAAATTCATTAAATTTTAATAATCCTTTCAAAAATGGATTAAATTTAAACACCAATGAAAAAATAAAATCGGTGGAAATTTATGACGAAGCAGGACGTTCAGTGTTAAAAGCAAACGCAACAAAAAACATCAATACTTCTATGCTGGAAAAAGGAGTTTATTTTATTAAAATCACTACAGAGCAAAATCAAATAATTTCCAAGAAAGGAATTAAAAATTAG
- the lysS gene encoding lysine--tRNA ligase, whose amino-acid sequence MQLSEQEIIRREKLTKLVEMGINAFPAEEYTVTDTTESIKQNFSESKQVKIAGRLMSRRIQGKASFAELQDSTGKIQVYFNRDEICTGEDKTLYNDVYKHLLDIGDIIGIEGELFTTQVGEMTVLVKNFTLLTKALRPLPQAKTDENGVVHDAFNDPEMRYRQRYVDLTVNPQVKEIFVKRTKLFNAMRTFFNDAGYFEVETPILQSIPGGAAARPFITHHNALDIPLYLRIANELYLKRLIVGGFDGVYEFSKNFRNEGMDRTHNPEFTAMEIYVAYKDYNWMMDFTEKLLEFCATSVNGNSESTFGEHTISWKAPYPRVSMTDAIIKYTGFDITGKSEQELFDFAKSIGIEVNETMGKGKLIDEIFGEKCEGNFIQPTFITDYPIEMSPLTKKHRSKDGLTERFELMVCGKEIANAYSELNDPIDQRERFEEQLKLAEKGDDEATGFIDEDFLRALEYGMPPTSGLGIGMDRLIMFLTNNPSIQEVLFFPQMRPEKTVAQIELGEDEKIILDILKSGEQIALAEVKTLSKLSGKKWDKASKTLTKHNLVKVEKIDENVLMKLV is encoded by the coding sequence ATGCAATTATCAGAACAGGAAATCATTAGAAGAGAAAAGCTGACTAAGCTTGTTGAAATGGGAATCAACGCATTCCCGGCAGAAGAATACACGGTTACAGATACTACAGAATCTATAAAACAGAATTTTTCTGAAAGTAAACAGGTGAAGATTGCGGGCAGACTGATGTCTCGCCGTATTCAGGGGAAGGCTTCTTTTGCTGAATTGCAGGATTCTACAGGGAAAATTCAGGTCTATTTTAACCGTGACGAAATCTGTACCGGAGAAGATAAAACTTTATACAACGACGTTTACAAACACTTATTAGATATCGGTGATATCATCGGAATCGAAGGAGAATTGTTCACAACTCAGGTTGGTGAAATGACGGTTTTGGTGAAAAATTTTACGTTGCTTACCAAAGCATTGCGTCCGCTTCCACAAGCAAAAACTGACGAAAACGGAGTGGTGCATGATGCTTTCAATGATCCTGAAATGAGATATAGACAGCGTTATGTCGATTTAACGGTGAATCCGCAAGTGAAAGAAATTTTTGTGAAAAGAACAAAACTGTTCAATGCAATGAGAACTTTTTTCAATGACGCAGGTTATTTTGAAGTTGAAACTCCAATTTTGCAGTCAATTCCCGGTGGCGCTGCGGCTAGACCATTCATAACGCATCACAATGCTTTAGATATTCCTTTATATTTAAGAATCGCAAACGAATTGTATCTGAAAAGATTGATCGTTGGTGGATTTGACGGTGTTTACGAATTTTCGAAAAACTTCAGAAATGAAGGGATGGACAGAACCCATAATCCGGAATTTACTGCGATGGAAATTTATGTAGCCTACAAAGACTACAACTGGATGATGGATTTCACTGAGAAATTACTGGAATTCTGTGCAACTTCTGTGAACGGAAATTCAGAATCAACTTTTGGCGAACATACAATTAGCTGGAAAGCTCCTTATCCAAGAGTTTCAATGACCGATGCCATCATCAAATATACAGGTTTCGACATTACAGGAAAATCTGAACAAGAATTGTTCGATTTTGCAAAGTCTATCGGAATCGAAGTGAATGAAACGATGGGGAAAGGAAAATTAATCGACGAAATTTTTGGTGAAAAATGTGAAGGAAACTTCATTCAGCCGACTTTTATTACCGATTATCCGATTGAAATGTCACCTTTAACCAAGAAACATAGAAGCAAAGATGGTTTAACTGAGCGTTTTGAATTAATGGTTTGTGGTAAAGAAATTGCCAATGCTTATTCAGAGTTAAATGATCCGATTGATCAGAGAGAACGTTTTGAAGAGCAGTTGAAACTAGCTGAAAAAGGTGATGATGAAGCAACTGGGTTTATCGATGAAGATTTCCTGAGAGCTCTAGAATACGGAATGCCACCAACTTCAGGTTTAGGAATCGGAATGGACAGATTGATTATGTTCTTAACCAATAATCCATCAATTCAGGAAGTATTATTCTTCCCTCAAATGCGACCAGAAAAAACCGTTGCTCAAATTGAATTAGGAGAAGATGAAAAGATCATTCTTGATATCCTAAAATCTGGCGAACAAATCGCTTTAGCTGAAGTGAAAACTTTAAGCAAATTATCTGGTAAAAAATGGGATAAAGCTTCTAAAACTTTGACTAAACATAATTTGGTGAAAGTGGAGAAGATTGATGAGAATGTATTGATGAAGTTGGTTTAA
- the rlmF gene encoding 23S rRNA (adenine(1618)-N(6))-methyltransferase RlmF encodes MAAEKSGLHTRNLHKNPYDFEQLISCVPELKHYVFKNAYGNLTVNFSIPKAVKLLNKALLEHFYDVKNWDVPDENLCPPIPGRADYVHYIADLLGATLKEIPKGSSVKGLDIGTGANLVYPLIAYQSYGWEMLGTDINKKSLENAQKILDANLSMSENVQLKFQPDSQFIFKNILNSEDKFAFSMCNPPFHDSEESAMKGNLRKTKNLKSKVQKPNLNFSGQQSELWCEGGELAFISKMIEESALYSKQILWFTCLVSKKDNLFKLNSLLKKVKAVEVKTIDMSQGQKVSRILAWTFVPQNERSNF; translated from the coding sequence ATGGCCGCCGAAAAATCAGGACTGCACACAAGAAATCTTCACAAAAATCCTTACGATTTTGAACAACTGATTTCCTGTGTGCCGGAACTGAAACATTATGTATTTAAAAATGCTTACGGAAATTTAACCGTCAATTTCAGCATTCCGAAAGCCGTAAAATTGCTTAATAAAGCCTTATTGGAACATTTTTATGATGTTAAAAATTGGGATGTTCCAGACGAAAATCTTTGTCCGCCCATTCCGGGACGTGCAGATTACGTTCATTACATCGCCGATTTATTGGGTGCAACTTTAAAGGAAATTCCGAAAGGTTCATCAGTAAAAGGTTTAGATATCGGAACTGGAGCCAATCTTGTGTATCCTTTGATTGCCTATCAATCTTATGGCTGGGAAATGTTGGGTACAGATATCAATAAGAAATCTTTAGAAAATGCTCAGAAGATTTTAGATGCAAATCTGAGTATGTCTGAAAATGTTCAATTGAAATTTCAGCCGGATTCTCAATTTATCTTTAAAAATATTCTCAATTCCGAAGATAAATTTGCGTTTTCTATGTGCAATCCACCTTTCCATGATTCGGAAGAATCTGCAATGAAAGGAAATCTCAGAAAAACAAAAAATCTCAAATCAAAAGTTCAAAAGCCCAATCTCAATTTCAGCGGACAACAATCAGAGTTGTGGTGTGAGGGAGGCGAGTTGGCTTTTATCTCAAAAATGATTGAGGAAAGTGCTTTGTATTCCAAACAAATTCTTTGGTTTACCTGTTTGGTTTCTAAAAAAGATAATCTTTTTAAATTGAATTCACTTTTAAAGAAAGTTAAAGCTGTTGAAGTAAAAACGATTGATATGTCGCAGGGTCAGAAAGTGAGTAGAATTTTGGCTTGGACGTTTGTTCCTCAAAATGAAAGAAGTAATTTTTAA
- a CDS encoding c-type cytochrome translates to MKKLFLTGMVSLLVVSCSKKENSEIQPSADTSTPDTANVSGQSLIEASDCMACHNADERLIGPSYKEIAAKYSEKDIEILASKIIEGGSGVWGSVPMQPHPQISKKDAKKMVEYILSQKK, encoded by the coding sequence ATGAAAAAACTGTTTTTAACAGGAATGGTAAGTTTACTTGTTGTTTCCTGTTCTAAAAAAGAAAATTCAGAAATACAGCCATCAGCAGATACTTCTACGCCTGATACTGCCAATGTTTCGGGGCAAAGTTTAATAGAAGCTTCAGATTGTATGGCATGTCATAATGCTGATGAACGTTTGATAGGACCTTCGTACAAAGAGATTGCGGCAAAATATTCTGAAAAGGATATTGAGATTCTTGCCTCAAAAATTATTGAAGGCGGAAGTGGAGTTTGGGGAAGCGTTCCGATGCAGCCTCATCCGCAGATTTCAAAAAAAGATGCCAAAAAAATGGTGGAATATATTCTGTCACAGAAAAAATAA
- a CDS encoding anthranilate synthase component I family protein, with the protein MFNTKINIKTTSRKSLGDLQTPMNIYLQIRDKFRDTILLESSDTKNIDNNFSFIAVNAIAGIEIKNLHEFEVKFPNKNPEKKPLENIKVTDLLNDFSKAFVCEKTNDPIEETAQSLFGYTSFEAVPLFENIQFKPQSKEVEIPILRYRLYQYVIAINHFNDEMHFIENQIDGVRSEMRLLQDLIKNKNALVYPFEKDGSETSNLTDNEYLELVEKAQKHCMRGDVFQLVLSRRFEQKFKGDEFNVYRALRNINPSPYLFFFDYGNYKLFGSSPESQLIIKNNKAIIHPIAGTFKRSGDFETDLQSAKALKKDPKENAEHTMLVDLARNDLGKMGKNVTVTKLKEIQLFSHVIHMVSEVTAEVEENTNPFDIVSNTFPQGTLSGAPKYKALQLINEYEKDSRGYYGGCIGMVGLNGDCNQAIMIRTFLSKNNTLFYQAGAGLVAKSVPQNELEEVNNKLNALKRAVEKAEKLVVN; encoded by the coding sequence ATGTTTAATACCAAAATTAATATAAAAACCACCTCAAGAAAATCACTCGGGGACCTTCAGACTCCTATGAATATTTATCTTCAGATCAGAGATAAATTTCGTGATACCATTCTTCTTGAAAGTTCGGACACCAAGAATATCGACAACAATTTTTCTTTCATTGCAGTGAATGCTATTGCAGGAATTGAGATTAAAAACCTTCACGAGTTTGAAGTAAAATTCCCGAATAAAAATCCGGAGAAAAAGCCTTTGGAAAATATAAAAGTCACCGATTTGCTCAATGATTTCTCTAAAGCTTTTGTATGTGAAAAAACCAACGACCCCATTGAAGAAACGGCGCAAAGCCTTTTTGGATATACAAGTTTTGAAGCCGTTCCGCTTTTTGAAAATATCCAGTTTAAGCCTCAGAGCAAAGAAGTCGAGATCCCTATTTTGCGTTACAGACTCTATCAATACGTGATTGCCATTAATCATTTTAATGATGAAATGCATTTTATCGAAAATCAGATCGACGGTGTAAGATCTGAAATGCGGTTGCTTCAGGATTTAATTAAAAATAAAAATGCCCTCGTTTATCCTTTCGAAAAAGATGGTTCTGAAACCTCAAATCTTACCGATAATGAATATCTGGAATTGGTAGAAAAGGCTCAGAAACACTGTATGAGAGGTGATGTTTTTCAGTTGGTTTTAAGCAGAAGATTCGAACAAAAATTTAAAGGAGATGAGTTTAATGTGTATCGTGCTTTGAGAAACATTAATCCATCTCCATATTTGTTCTTCTTCGATTATGGAAATTACAAACTATTCGGTTCAAGCCCTGAAAGTCAATTAATTATTAAAAACAACAAAGCCATCATTCATCCCATTGCAGGAACTTTCAAAAGAAGCGGTGATTTTGAAACCGATTTGCAGTCTGCCAAAGCTTTAAAAAAAGATCCGAAAGAAAATGCCGAACACACCATGTTGGTTGATTTGGCTCGAAATGATTTAGGCAAAATGGGAAAAAACGTAACTGTGACCAAACTGAAAGAAATTCAGCTTTTCTCACACGTTATTCACATGGTCAGTGAAGTGACTGCAGAAGTTGAAGAAAATACCAATCCGTTTGACATTGTTTCTAACACCTTTCCACAGGGAACTTTAAGTGGAGCTCCAAAATACAAAGCCCTTCAGCTCATCAATGAATACGAAAAAGATTCCCGTGGATATTATGGTGGTTGCATCGGAATGGTTGGTTTGAATGGCGATTGTAATCAGGCCATTATGATCCGAACGTTTTTAAGTAAAAACAACACTCTCTTTTATCAGGCAGGGGCAGGATTGGTCGCAAAATCAGTTCCTCAAAACGAACTGGAAGAAGTAAACAATAAACTGAACGCTTTGAAAAGAGCGGTAGAAAAAGCGGAAAAATTAGTTGTTAATTAA
- a CDS encoding anthranilate synthase component II, producing the protein MTNILSTNNQQPTTKILVFDNYDSFTYNLVQMIEKITNQSVDVYRNDEISLEEIEKYDKIILSPGPGIPEEAGILLDLIKKYAPTKSILGVCLGQQAIAEAFGGNLINLTEIFHGVATSSKTIRENVKLFKDLPEEIEVGRYHSWAVNPENFPAELEITATDNDGMIMALQHRNYDVHGVQFHPESILTPDGEQIIRNFLLN; encoded by the coding sequence ATGACAAATATACTATCAACCAACAACCAACAACCAACAACCAAAATATTGGTCTTCGATAACTACGACAGCTTCACCTACAATCTCGTTCAGATGATTGAAAAAATCACGAATCAATCAGTTGACGTTTACCGAAACGATGAAATTTCATTGGAAGAAATAGAAAAGTACGATAAAATTATCCTTTCGCCAGGACCAGGAATTCCTGAAGAAGCTGGAATTTTGTTGGATTTAATTAAAAAATACGCACCAACAAAAAGTATTCTCGGAGTTTGTCTCGGTCAACAGGCGATCGCAGAAGCTTTCGGTGGAAATTTAATCAATCTGACAGAAATTTTTCACGGAGTAGCAACGTCTTCAAAAACCATTAGAGAAAATGTAAAATTATTCAAAGATTTACCCGAAGAAATCGAAGTCGGAAGATACCACAGCTGGGCAGTCAATCCCGAGAATTTCCCTGCAGAACTAGAAATCACCGCAACCGATAATGACGGAATGATCATGGCTTTGCAGCACAGAAATTATGATGTTCACGGCGTTCAGTTTCACCCAGAGAGCATTTTAACTCCCGATGGAGAACAAATTATCAGAAATTTCCTTCTTAATTAA
- a CDS encoding endonuclease/exonuclease/phosphatase family protein: protein MKILSWNLERPKKNQLAKINQIQNLIKNENADIIIVTESNRCIDFGQEYFELHTDFLHSFHDHQNYSEGENRVSIYSKFPFKKQISTYDSFTTVCGLAETNFGELVIYGSIIGIFGGKGLHFENDLEQQKKDIKNLKGNICFSGDFNISFSGWKYPSIKIIEGTKEFFSAQNLEIITENNKDSAIHTIFNKDFLKDKIYTTKMIEIDRKISDHNLIICEISKQNQQS from the coding sequence ATGAAAATTTTAAGCTGGAATCTTGAACGGCCGAAGAAAAATCAGTTGGCGAAAATAAATCAAATTCAAAATTTGATAAAAAATGAAAATGCTGACATTATTATTGTGACAGAAAGTAATCGATGCATTGATTTTGGACAAGAATATTTTGAGCTTCATACAGATTTCCTGCATTCATTTCATGATCATCAAAATTATTCTGAGGGCGAAAACAGAGTCAGTATCTATTCTAAATTTCCTTTCAAAAAGCAAATTTCAACTTACGATTCTTTCACAACCGTTTGCGGTTTAGCAGAAACAAATTTTGGTGAATTAGTGATTTATGGAAGCATTATCGGAATCTTCGGCGGAAAAGGTCTTCATTTTGAAAATGATTTGGAACAACAGAAAAAAGACATTAAAAATTTAAAAGGAAATATTTGTTTTTCAGGAGATTTTAATATTTCGTTTTCAGGATGGAAATATCCAAGTATAAAAATAATTGAAGGAACTAAAGAATTTTTCAGTGCTCAGAATTTAGAAATAATTACAGAAAATAATAAAGACAGCGCTATCCACACCATCTTTAATAAAGATTTTTTAAAAGATAAAATTTACACTACAAAAATGATTGAAATCGATAGAAAAATATCGGATCACAACCTGATTATCTGCGAAATTTCAAAACAAAATCAACAATCATGA
- the trpD gene encoding anthranilate phosphoribosyltransferase translates to MKEILEYLFNHHTLSKSEAKAIMIEIAQNKFNATEVTAFVSIFLMRNITLEELEGFRQALLSMAVHVDIKADNTIDIVGTGGDGKNTINISTLASFVVAGAGQKVTKHGNYGASTITGSSNVLEALGYQFKKTSEELNQDLEKANICFLHAPYFHPALQSVGALRKSLGLRTFFNLLGPLVNPAKPQFSVIGVYNLEIARIYQYLLQKDSRDFILVHGLDGYDEISLTGDSKIITKTGEEIYSSKDLGFNPVDPQNISGGSTIQESSELFKNILEGNGSADQNAVVIANAAIALYHTKKWGSYQDCRLLAQESLESGKALISLNDLIKQ, encoded by the coding sequence ATGAAAGAAATACTAGAATACCTTTTCAATCATCACACCTTATCAAAATCGGAAGCAAAAGCGATTATGATTGAAATTGCTCAAAATAAATTCAATGCCACCGAAGTGACAGCTTTCGTCAGTATTTTTCTGATGCGAAATATCACTTTAGAAGAACTGGAAGGCTTTAGACAGGCGTTACTCAGCATGGCAGTTCATGTAGACATCAAAGCCGACAACACCATTGACATTGTAGGAACAGGCGGTGACGGAAAAAACACCATCAACATTTCCACTTTGGCCAGCTTCGTCGTTGCCGGAGCCGGGCAGAAAGTGACCAAACACGGAAATTACGGAGCTTCTACCATTACCGGTTCGTCAAATGTGTTGGAAGCATTGGGTTATCAGTTCAAGAAAACTTCAGAAGAATTAAATCAGGATTTGGAAAAAGCCAACATCTGTTTTCTGCACGCTCCTTATTTTCATCCGGCATTGCAGTCTGTAGGTGCTTTGAGAAAATCTCTGGGTTTGCGTACGTTTTTCAACCTGCTTGGTCCTTTGGTCAATCCTGCGAAACCTCAGTTTTCAGTAATTGGCGTTTACAATCTTGAGATCGCAAGAATTTATCAGTATTTGCTGCAAAAAGACAGTCGGGATTTTATTTTGGTGCATGGTTTGGACGGCTACGACGAAATCAGCCTCACCGGAGACAGCAAAATCATCACGAAGACCGGCGAAGAAATTTATTCCTCAAAAGATTTAGGTTTTAATCCAGTAGATCCTCAAAACATTTCAGGTGGTTCAACCATTCAGGAATCTTCGGAATTATTCAAAAATATTCTGGAGGGAAATGGTTCGGCAGATCAAAACGCTGTGGTTATAGCCAATGCAGCCATTGCACTATATCATACAAAAAAATGGGGTTCATATCAGGATTGTCGTTTGCTCGCACAGGAAAGTTTAGAAAGTGGAAAAGCCTTAATCAGTTTAAATGATTTGATTAAGCAATAG
- the trpC gene encoding indole-3-glycerol phosphate synthase TrpC, with amino-acid sequence MNILDKIIARKKEEISDSKSRISLQQLENSEFFNRKTLSLKETLQSKSRIIAEFKRQSPSKGIINDKVSPLEVVSAYEKFGASAVSILTDKDFFGGSFEDILNVRNHINIPILRKDFMIDEYQFYEAKSMGADVILLIAACLSPNKVSEFTELAHSLDLEVLLEIHIEDELQHINKNIDFVGVNNRNLKDFKVDLQHSVHLKNQLPGNTFSIAESGIYSEEDFKFLKEKGFDGFLMGEYFMKNQNPGNKFREFISNVTI; translated from the coding sequence ATGAACATCTTAGATAAAATCATCGCAAGAAAAAAAGAGGAAATTTCAGATTCAAAATCCAGAATTTCTTTGCAACAGCTGGAAAATTCAGAATTTTTCAACAGAAAAACTTTATCGTTGAAAGAAACATTACAATCAAAATCGCGAATTATCGCAGAATTCAAAAGACAATCTCCATCAAAAGGAATTATTAATGATAAAGTTTCTCCTCTTGAAGTTGTTTCGGCTTATGAAAAGTTCGGAGCAAGTGCCGTTTCTATTTTGACTGATAAAGATTTTTTCGGCGGGAGTTTTGAAGATATTTTGAATGTGCGAAATCACATCAATATTCCGATTCTGCGAAAAGATTTTATGATTGATGAGTATCAGTTTTACGAAGCAAAATCGATGGGTGCAGATGTTATTTTGCTCATTGCAGCTTGTCTTTCGCCCAATAAGGTTTCAGAATTCACTGAATTGGCACACAGTTTAGATTTAGAAGTTTTATTAGAAATTCATATCGAAGATGAACTTCAACACATCAATAAAAATATTGATTTTGTGGGCGTCAACAACAGAAATTTAAAAGATTTCAAGGTTGATTTACAACATTCCGTTCATCTGAAAAATCAACTTCCGGGAAATACTTTTTCCATCGCAGAAAGCGGTATTTACAGCGAAGAAGATTTCAAATTCCTGAAAGAAAAAGGTTTTGACGGATTTTTAATGGGCGAATATTTTATGAAAAATCAAAATCCCGGAAATAAATTCAGAGAATTTATTTCCAATGTAACAATCTAA